The Gemmatimonas aurantiaca T-27 DNA segment CGCTGACATGCGCGCCACCAGGTACACACCGGCAGTAACCATGGTCGCGGCGTGGATCAGTGCGGACACGGGCGTCGGACCAGCCATGGCATCCGGCAGCCACACGTACAACGGAATCTGCGCCGACTTGCCGGTGGCGCCGACAAACAACAACAACGCCACCAAACTCGCCGAGATCATCGCGCCCTGCCCTGCCACGAGCGCGCCGTTGATCGTGTCCATGTCCAGCGTACCAAACGCGCGATACAGCAGGAACATCCCCAGCAGGAACCCGGCATCACCGATACGGTTGGTGATGAAGGCCTTCCGACCGGCAGCGGCGTTCGCGAGATCATCGAACCAGAACCCAATGAGCAGGTAGGACGCCAACCCCACGCCCTCCCAGCCCACGAACAACACCAGCATGGAGCGACCCAGCACCAGCAGCAGCATGAAAAACAGGAAGAGATTCAGGTACGCAAAGAAGCGCCCGAAGCTCTTGTCATCGTGCATGTAGCCAGTGGAATAGATGTGGATCACCGATCCGACACCGGTCACGATCAACGTCATGATCGCGCTGAGGCGATCGAAGTAGAACGCGATGTCGAAGCTGTTGCCCCCAACGGTGGCCCACCGATACAGCGGTTCCACCACCGGCGCATAGCCATTCGCCTGGAGGCTCAGAAAGGCACTGATGGTCAGGGCAAACGAGGCCAGCGGCGCGGCGCAGCCGATCAGCGCCGCCGCGCGATGTCCAAATCGATGCCCGCCGAGGGCGGTGGCAAACGTGCCGTTGAGGACGAACCCGACCAGCGGGAGCAGCGCAATGAGCGCCAGCGTGTGCGACATGCCGGGTCAGCCCTTGAGCTCGGAGAAACGATCGAGATTCAACGATCGCGCATGCTTGACCAGCAGCAACACGATCGGGATCGCGAGCGCGACCTCCGCCGTGGCCACCACGAACACCAGGAACACCATGACCGCTCCCGCCGCATCGCCACGCTGCTGCGAAAAGGTCACGAGGCTGAGATTCACTCCGTTCAGCATCAGCTCCATGCACATCAGCATGATGAGCGCATTGCGGCGGATCACGACCCCCAGCAGCCCAAACACAAACAGGGCGCCGGACAGACACAACAACAGCGTGACCTTATCCACGGGCGCTCCCTCCTGCCCGTCGGCTCACACCGATCACGGCCAGTGCGGCCACGATCGCGGCGACCAGAAACACCGACGTGAGTTCAAACGCCAGCCAGTATTCGCGCAGGAACGCGGTGGAGAACTCCGTCAACCCGAACGATTGCGACGACGCCGGCAACTCGGCCTGCGGCACGCCCGGCCGCGACATGCCAATCGCCAATGCCGCCAGCAGCAACGCGCCCGCCACCAGTCCAGGCACCAGCAGACTGGAATAGCGCGGATTGTTCGGTGATTCCCGCACCTGCAACAGCATGATCACGTAGACCATGAACACCATCACGGCGCCCACGTAGATCAACACTTGAAATGCCGCGATGAAGTGCACGCCGAGCAATCCATAGATCGCGCCCAGCGACATCATCGACGTGATCAGCGCCAACGCCACGCGCATCGGCTCTTTCAGGACCAACATCGACGCGGCGCTGACCAGCGCCAGCAGGCCGAAGACGGCCAGAATCAATGTTTCGATGGGGCACCTCCCTCCGGCCGCGAGCCACGCGTGAGCGCGACGGGCTTGGGCGGATACGGCTTGGCCACGTCCGACTGCGGACGCCACGTCATCATCTCGTCCATGGTGATCCACATGTTGTAGCGATCGTCGGACACGAGGTTCGGCACATCCGGTTCCATGCGAATGGCATCTTCCGGACACGCCTCCACGCACATGCCGCAGAACACGCAACGTGAGTAGTCGATCTCGAAGCGCACCGGATACTTGGGGTGAGCCGGATCATTCATGTCGAAGCCCGGCTCGATCTCGATGACCTTCGCCGGACACACCGTCGCGCACATGTTGCAGGCGATACACTGCACCGACCCATCGGGCCGCTGCGTGAGCACGTGTTTGCCACGATTGCGCGGTGCAAAATCGGCGCGCCGCTCCTCGGGATAGTACGTCGTCACAGCGCCGCGCCGGCCAGTGATCCACTTGCCCATGTTGCGCAGAAACACACCGGTGGTGATGGCCAGACCACGCAACACCTCTGGCAGGTAGGCGCGCTCCCACAACGTCATCGTGGGTTCGTTCCAGTACTCCTTGCGGGCGTAGCGCACCGGCTTCACACGCGGTGCCGGCTGGCCTGAATCAGGCGTACTCATGCCCCACCTCCACGCCACCACTGCACCAGCACCGTCGCGATGAGATTCGCCACCGACACCGGCAACAGCAACTTCCACGATAGCCCAAGCATCTGATCATACCGAAAGCGCGGCAACGTCCACCGGATCTGGATCTGCAGCACGCACAACAGGGCCACCTTGCCCAGGAACGTGAGCAACTGCAGGGGCACCCGCACACCCTGACTGAGTGCAATCTCCCGCCCACCCGGCAGCAGGAACCCTGCGTCGGTCATGAACGGCAGGTTGTACCCACCGAGGAACAGCGTGGAGAACAGCGCGGCCACGATCGCGATCTGGATGAACTCGGAGAACATGAACAGTCCGAGCTTCATGGCGCTGTATTCCGTGAAATAGCCAGCCACCAGCTCCGACTCGGCCTCCGGCAGATCGAACGGAATGCGCTTGTTTTCGGCAATCGCGGCCGTCAGGAACAGGAACGCCGCCAAGGGCTGCTGAAACACCCCCCATGCCGGCAGCACACCCAGCAATGTCCCCGACTGTTGCCGCACGATGGAGCCAAGATCCACGGTGCCGTAGATGAGGATGAGCCCCATCACGGTGAGCCCCATGACCAGTTCGTACGAAATCATCTGCGAACCGGCACGCAGCCCGCCGAGCAGCGAGAACTTGTTCTCCGACGCCCATCCCGCCAGCATTGCGCCGATGATGGTCAGTCCGCTGAAGGCAAAAACGACCAACAGACCGGCATCGAGCTGCGCAATCTGCATGGGATAGGTCCGTCCACCGAACCATCCGGCCAGCGATGGAAACAACGCGCCGGGGTCGATCGTTCCGCCAAACGGCACGACAGCAAACACCAGCAACACCGGTGTGAACACCACAAACGGCGCCAGGAAGTATCCCAGCTTGTCGTGGGCATTGGGCTTGAAGTTCTCCTTCAGCAGCATTTTGGCGCCGTCCGCCATGCCGTGAAAAAGACCCAGCCACACCAATTTGATATTGGTGAACGGAATGCGGATGTACGCACGGTTCGCACCGATACGGTCGGACATCACCGCCGACTGCTTCCGCTCCACCCAGGTGAGCAAACCACCAAAGCTCAGCAACATCACCATGGAATAGGCGATGAAGATGAGCGCCATCACGAGATCCGGCAGCACGCTGCTCATGCCGGCACCTTCTGACGGGAAGCATCAGCCGAAACACCGGCCGAGACCAACAGGCCAAACAATGCCTCGGCGTCGCTCACCAGCGGCGCGGCCGCAAAGCTCGGCGCAAAGGCACTGACCTTGCCTTCGAAGTTCGTATAGTGGCCGGCGCGTTCAGTCTGCACGCTGATAGGCAAAAAGACCCGGGCCGACCCATTGTCGTCGTCGGCGTACGAATCCAGCCGGATCACCTGGGCGCCTGATGGCAGCAGCGCCGAGGGAACCCCCTCGCCCCAGACCAGCACGACATCCGTATCACCGGGGATGGCCGCCAATCCTTGCTCGGGCAATGCGGGAAACAACGCCAGTGCCCCCCGTCGATTGGGATTCTTGTCGGCCTTGATCAGGATGTCATCCTCCACCACCTCACCAGCCACCGGCTGATGATCGGCCTTCACCCACGACGTCAGGCGCGCTCCAAGCGACGCAGCGATCGTCTGCTGGAATGCTGCCAGTTCTTCATTCGATCCCCAGCTCGAGACGAGCGCCACGGCCTTCTTCGCGCCGGCCAGCGCACGCGCCGCCTCACCAACCGCCTCCGCGCGATCCACCGCGCGTCCGGCAATCATCGGCTGCTCCGCACGCGGGCGCTCGAAGATGCGCGCCAGATCGCGGGCCTTGTTGCACACCCACGGACCGTTCACGTCGGGATTCTCCCGGGGCGTGACCCGCTCGATGCGGCTGTTCAGCTTCGGATCGAGCGCCTTGAAGGCCCAGGCCTTCCGACGATGCCACACATCGATAGTGCAGCCGCGTTCACACCCCGGACACACCGACGCCGTGGCCTCGGTGTACCACACACGCGAATTGTCGATGTTCTCGCGCGACAGCAACGCCCCGACGGGACAGATGTCGATGACATTATCCGAGTACACATCATCGTTGAAGTTCGCGTCCTCGGCGGGCCGAATCAGCGAATGATCACCGCGGTTCACCGCACCGAGCGCCCGTGTCTTCGACACTTCGTTCGTGAACCGCACACAGCGCGTGCACATGATGCAGCGCTCGTTGTCCAGCATGATGCGATCGGACAACGGATAGAACTTGGTGGCGACGTTCTTCTTGTCGCGCGACAGGGACGCCGCGCCGTTGTGTTCGTAGTGGTAGTCCTGCAGCGTGCATTCGCCCGACTTGCTGCAGATGCCACAATCCACCGGATGGTTCAAGGTGATGAACTGCATGGTGTCCTTGCGCAGCTTCTTCACCGTATCCGAGTTGAGCAGCACCCGCATACCTGCCGTTACCGGCATGTTGCACCCGATATCGAACCACGGGTCGCCGTTGTCCTGCTCCACTTCCACCATGCAAATGCGACAGTTGCCGGGCACTGACAACTGCGGATGCCAGCAAAAGTGTGGCACATCGAACCCGTGCTCACGGGCTGCCTGAATGACCGTCTGGCCATCTTTGGCGGTCACCGGATGGCCGTCGATGAAAAAGTCGAGAATCTTCTCGCTCATGTCGTAGCCCCCACGGCCGCAAACGGATCTTCCACCGTCAAGCTGCCGTCGTACATCGAGCGCCCGTGCGTGATGAAATGCTCGAACTCATCCCGGTAGTGATCGAGAATGGCAGAGCAGGCATATCCGGCCGAGTCACCGAGACTGCAGATGGTGGTCCCGTCGTTCGCCGTGGAAATGTGGTAGAGACGATCGATGTCTTCCGGCCGTCCTTCGCCGCGCACGATGCGATCGAGAATCCGCTCCATCCAGCCCATGCCTTCGCGGCACGGTGTGCACTGCCCGCACGATTCGTGGTGATAGAACCGCTGAATCACTCGCGCGACCCGCACCATGCACGTGCCTTCGGCGATCACGATCATGCCCCCCGAACCGATCTGCGAACCGGCGGCCAGCGCCGAATTGTGATCGAGCGTGCGACCCTTGAGCTCATTGGCGTCGAGGATCTTGGTGGACACGCCCCCGGGAATTACGCACTTGAGCGCACGTCCGCCGAGAATGCCGCCGCAGTCTTCGTAGATGAACTTCTCCCACGAGTAGCCGTACTCGATCTCATAGACGCCCGGACGGACCAGGTGGCCGGAGATGGAAATCATCTGCGTACCGGGACTCTTGGGCAGCCCCACCTTGCGGAAGGTCTCGCCGCCTTCGCCAATGATGGCGGGAATGTTGGCCAGCGTTTCCACGTTGTTCACCACCGTCGGGCGCTGATAGAGCCCCTTCACGGTGAGACGCGGCGGACGATTGCGCGGCCAGCCCTTTTTCCCCTCGAGCGACGCCAGCATGGCCGACGCTTCCCCACACACGTAGGAACCCGCGCCACGATAAAGCACGATATCGAGTGAGTATCCGGTGCCGAGGATGTTCTCACCCAGCAGACCGGCGGCATACGCCTCTTCGATCGCATCGCGCAGTCGGCGGAACGGCAGATCAAATTCGCCGCGGATGTAGATGAACGCATGCCGACCCAT contains these protein-coding regions:
- the nuoF gene encoding NADH-quinone oxidoreductase subunit NuoF; the protein is MSGRKYFMNFPVTDSSHSLAAYKARGGYQSLQKALTSMQPTDVTKEVAASGLLGHGGAAFPAGRKWGVIKLTDGEPHYVCMNADEGEPGTFKDRWLLEHVPHLCIEGLILASYAIMGRHAFIYIRGEFDLPFRRLRDAIEEAYAAGLLGENILGTGYSLDIVLYRGAGSYVCGEASAMLASLEGKKGWPRNRPPRLTVKGLYQRPTVVNNVETLANIPAIIGEGGETFRKVGLPKSPGTQMISISGHLVRPGVYEIEYGYSWEKFIYEDCGGILGGRALKCVIPGGVSTKILDANELKGRTLDHNSALAAGSQIGSGGMIVIAEGTCMVRVARVIQRFYHHESCGQCTPCREGMGWMERILDRIVRGEGRPEDIDRLYHISTANDGTTICSLGDSAGYACSAILDHYRDEFEHFITHGRSMYDGSLTVEDPFAAVGATT
- the nuoK gene encoding NADH-quinone oxidoreductase subunit NuoK, which translates into the protein MDKVTLLLCLSGALFVFGLLGVVIRRNALIMLMCMELMLNGVNLSLVTFSQQRGDAAGAVMVFLVFVVATAEVALAIPIVLLLVKHARSLNLDRFSELKG
- a CDS encoding NADH-quinone oxidoreductase subunit J family protein; translated protein: MILAVFGLLALVSAASMLVLKEPMRVALALITSMMSLGAIYGLLGVHFIAAFQVLIYVGAVMVFMVYVIMLLQVRESPNNPRYSSLLVPGLVAGALLLAALAIGMSRPGVPQAELPASSQSFGLTEFSTAFLREYWLAFELTSVFLVAAIVAALAVIGVSRRAGGSARG
- a CDS encoding 2Fe-2S iron-sulfur cluster-binding protein; the protein is MSEKILDFFIDGHPVTAKDGQTVIQAAREHGFDVPHFCWHPQLSVPGNCRICMVEVEQDNGDPWFDIGCNMPVTAGMRVLLNSDTVKKLRKDTMQFITLNHPVDCGICSKSGECTLQDYHYEHNGAASLSRDKKNVATKFYPLSDRIMLDNERCIMCTRCVRFTNEVSKTRALGAVNRGDHSLIRPAEDANFNDDVYSDNVIDICPVGALLSRENIDNSRVWYTEATASVCPGCERGCTIDVWHRRKAWAFKALDPKLNSRIERVTPRENPDVNGPWVCNKARDLARIFERPRAEQPMIAGRAVDRAEAVGEAARALAGAKKAVALVSSWGSNEELAAFQQTIAASLGARLTSWVKADHQPVAGEVVEDDILIKADKNPNRRGALALFPALPEQGLAAIPGDTDVVLVWGEGVPSALLPSGAQVIRLDSYADDDNGSARVFLPISVQTERAGHYTNFEGKVSAFAPSFAAAPLVSDAEALFGLLVSAGVSADASRQKVPA
- a CDS encoding complex I subunit 1/NuoH family protein, which gives rise to MSSVLPDLVMALIFIAYSMVMLLSFGGLLTWVERKQSAVMSDRIGANRAYIRIPFTNIKLVWLGLFHGMADGAKMLLKENFKPNAHDKLGYFLAPFVVFTPVLLVFAVVPFGGTIDPGALFPSLAGWFGGRTYPMQIAQLDAGLLVVFAFSGLTIIGAMLAGWASENKFSLLGGLRAGSQMISYELVMGLTVMGLILIYGTVDLGSIVRQQSGTLLGVLPAWGVFQQPLAAFLFLTAAIAENKRIPFDLPEAESELVAGYFTEYSAMKLGLFMFSEFIQIAIVAALFSTLFLGGYNLPFMTDAGFLLPGGREIALSQGVRVPLQLLTFLGKVALLCVLQIQIRWTLPRFRYDQMLGLSWKLLLPVSVANLIATVLVQWWRGGGA
- a CDS encoding NuoI/complex I 23 kDa subunit family protein, coding for MSTPDSGQPAPRVKPVRYARKEYWNEPTMTLWERAYLPEVLRGLAITTGVFLRNMGKWITGRRGAVTTYYPEERRADFAPRNRGKHVLTQRPDGSVQCIACNMCATVCPAKVIEIEPGFDMNDPAHPKYPVRFEIDYSRCVFCGMCVEACPEDAIRMEPDVPNLVSDDRYNMWITMDEMMTWRPQSDVAKPYPPKPVALTRGSRPEGGAPSKH